A stretch of DNA from Malus sylvestris chromosome 9, drMalSylv7.2, whole genome shotgun sequence:
TGAGGCCGGTTTAGACAAAATATAGAGGGTCTCGTACTTTTTTGAGAGGCCAAAACGAAGCCAGCCTTGAACTTTGGGGTTGGCAGTGACCTTGTGTGAGGGGTAGGTTAGGATAGGAGGTCTATAACACGTGTGCCCTTGGACTACCTCCCTCATTTTCTGGGGAATTGGATCCCCTCCGAGGCAACTCCTCGGGATCCTCTAACGTGGGCTAGTTTTGAGCTGGGCCATAGCACGTGTGCCTCAAACACTGCTAAGTTTTTCTTTTGAGAGTCTAATGAGATAAAATTATGCTACAATCAGTCGTTTATGTACGTGGATAACTTTAATTGCACATGCACACATATCTCATGATGACTGAACCTAGCGTCCCTTTGAACAACGTCATTGGCCAACaaggtaattaattaattaaacgaacTCCCGTCAGCTTGCATGTGAACCAAGTGACTTTTTGTTCTAACAAATATAGCTCCCAAATCCAAACTATAATTTCGtatgtttgttttttcagaCCAGAATTCTTCATGCATGGTGTATCTCCACGTTAAAGGAACCATGCCATTGCTTGCTGAACGTTTACAGTTGGGTTACTTACAACAAACCACGTAACACAAAGAGCTTTCTGTCCTTTTCATCCATCAGCTTTGAACCTCTCTGTGTCACTCAGGTCTCAGGGTGTGTACTTTTGAGATTGGAGTTTAAAAGTGTGTATAGTTTGAGAACTAAAAGATTGAAGTGTTGCAGCTTGAGCTTTTGAAGCTTTGATATCAATGGCGGTCGGAAGGATTGGTAGAGGTTTAATGGCTCCTCTTCTGGTAGTCAACTTGGTGGTCCATCTGATCATGCTTGGACTTGCTTGTTGGTCCCTTGATAAATACATCAACGGAGAGCAAAATCACCCCCGTaagcactctctctctctctctctcaatcacTCCTTCTTTTTTCGTTTTCATTGCTTATTTTACGCCCACTAGAATTTCAATAGAAAATATGCACAAATAGAACCAACTCTGCAAAATAGTAGTGGGAGAGACTAAACATCGTACATAAATCACGATATAGTGCCTTGTTTTATTGTCTGTTTAGTAACGCACAATTGAttagattgtttattttattgtCCATTTAGTATCCTCTAGTACTCGAGTTGGGTTAAGTCAGTTAATTAGATTGCATGTTCTATTGTCAGTGTAGTATCCCTCTAGTATATACCCTCTGGTACTGGACGTGGATTAGGACAGTTGATCAGAAAAGTATCACTTATGTGTACCGAGTACGATTACCTTGTGCATagattagagtagtttagaataCTATGGCTGAAATAGGGTTTTGAGCTCCGATACTTTTGTACAGATTTGGGAGGCAATACATCGACTAGCTTCTTGTTGATCTTTGCATTGATAGCCGGTGTGGTTGGTGCTGCTTCTGTGCTTTACGGTCTGATACATCTCCGGATATGGAGAACTGATAGTTTAGCCGATGCAGCTTCTTCAGCTATCGTCGCCCTGACGATTATCGCCTTCGCTTTCGGGTAGTTTTCTCTCCCCTCTCCGCCCCAAAATCAACATGAAAAAGTGCTTACATTTTCATAACAAAAGTCAAGAAATTAATCAGTTTTGGTTGGATGTGTCTGATGCAGTTTTGTGTGTAAAGAGATCATATTAGGAGGGCACAGAGGAAAACGCTTGGTAAGAGAATTTTTAAGCAAATATTGCTGTTTGCTGAGGcacaattaaacaaattaaaactagATTATGTAAATTAATTGGTGTTTTTCAGCACACACTGGAAGCTATGATTGCAGTATCACTACTAAGTCAATTGCTTTACCTATTGCTTCTGCATGCTGGGATGTTTAGGAGCACACATAGACATGGTGGAATTGGCACCCGTCATGACCCCCGGAGCACCGGCGCAACGGCTGTGATCTGACTTCCGttctcctatcaactttacccgggacacacaaaagaagtactttgatcctattagacgggggagggtgaagaagctaggacagaagggtagagttcaagagagcaaaatgcgtttaggaacgtggaatataggaaccttaacgggaaaatctatggaagtagtggaagttatggtgaggagaaggataaatattatgtgcctacaagaaactaagtgggttggtagtaaggcaaaggatctagaaaactcagggtttaaactttggtattcgggcacaaatagaacgagaaacggtgttgacatcatcgtggacaagaccttggtacaagatgttgtagatatcaagagggtaggagatagaatcatggcaatcaagattgtaataggacaagaacttatcaatgtgattagtgcgtacgcacctcaagtagggttggatacgagttcgaaggagaaattttgggaagatcttggagacttggtgcaaggaattgctcagacggagaagttatttataggaggagatttaaatggacacgtgggcagggagacaggcaactatggaggttttcatggtggccatggttttggggagagaaacgaggatggggaagctatcttggattttgcaatggcatatgatctcttcttagccaacaccttctttaagaagagagaagaacatgtgatcacctacaagagtgggtcgtcaaaaacacaaatagattttcttctaatgaggaaaggggatcgtataacttgtaaggattgcaaagttataccaggagagagcgtggctaatcaacatcgcttgttggtgatggatgtacatatcaaaagagtaagacaaaagaacaagacttggaagtgcccaagaactagatggtggaatctaaaagaagaaaaacaagccattttcaaagagaaggtaatcacccaatgtgtgtgggatagagagggggaagctagccaaatgtgggattccatggctagttgtatccgaaaagtagcaaaagaggtattaggagagtccaagggctttgccccacaccaaaaggaatcttggtggtggaatgaggaggtacaaacaaaggtgaaggctaagaaggaatgttgtaaagccttatacaaggagaggaccgatgaaaatggtgaaaggtatagaaaagcgaagcaagaggcgaagaaagctgtcagagaagctaagttagcggcttacgacgatatgtataaacgactagataccaaagaaggagagttggatatctataaactagctagagcaagggaaaagaagacaagggacctaaaccaagtgag
This window harbors:
- the LOC126582608 gene encoding membrane protein PM19L-like, whose protein sequence is MAVGRIGRGLMAPLLVVNLVVHLIMLGLACWSLDKYINGEQNHPHLGGNTSTSFLLIFALIAGVVGAASVLYGLIHLRIWRTDSLADAASSAIVALTIIAFAFGFVCKEIILGGHRGKRLHTLEAMIAVSLLSQLLYLLLLHAGMFRSTHRHGGIGTRHDPRSTGATAVI